The Lysobacterales bacterium genome includes a region encoding these proteins:
- the gspE gene encoding type II secretion system ATPase GspE: MAVAEAATAVRPPYAFARRHGVVVLAVEAGRLQVMHRPGVALPVLAELQRAAGLPLALLPCDEAAFERHLRQVYAGGDAGQEAAAMAGEDASLATLAEGLPEPEDLMESADEAPVIRLLNALLTQAVKENASDIHVEPFEQRVAVRLRVDGVLREVLTLARGWAPALASRVKVMARLDIAEKRLPQDGRIALRVAGRPVDVRVSTLPSGHGERVVLRLLDKQAGRLDLGQLGMVDSVREALDALIHRPHGIALVTGPTGSGKTTTLYAALERLNDATRNILTVEDPIEYDLEGIGQTQVNTRIDMSFARGLRAILRQDPDVVMVGEIRDLETAQIAVQASLTGHLVLSTLHTNTAIGAVTRLRDMGVEPFLLASSLLGVLAQRLVRVLDPAVREPYTATAADFTAFGLPVQTPAPTLHRPRAGAAGYRGRTGIHELVVVDEAMRALVHDNAAEAELERLARTRTPGILADGWAKCLAGTTSVEEVLRVTREA; the protein is encoded by the coding sequence GTGGCCGTCGCTGAAGCCGCCACGGCGGTGCGCCCGCCGTACGCGTTCGCGCGGCGGCATGGGGTGGTCGTGCTGGCGGTCGAGGCCGGCCGGCTGCAGGTGATGCATCGCCCCGGGGTCGCCTTGCCGGTGCTGGCCGAACTGCAGCGCGCCGCCGGCCTGCCGCTGGCCCTGCTGCCCTGCGACGAGGCCGCCTTCGAGCGCCACCTGCGGCAGGTCTACGCCGGCGGCGACGCCGGCCAGGAGGCCGCCGCCATGGCCGGCGAGGACGCCTCCCTGGCGACCCTGGCCGAGGGCCTGCCCGAGCCCGAGGACCTGATGGAGAGCGCCGACGAGGCGCCGGTGATCCGCCTGCTCAACGCCCTGCTCACCCAGGCGGTGAAGGAGAACGCCTCGGACATCCACGTCGAGCCGTTCGAGCAGCGCGTCGCCGTGCGTCTTCGCGTCGACGGCGTGCTGCGCGAGGTGCTGACCCTGGCGCGCGGCTGGGCGCCGGCGCTGGCCTCCCGCGTCAAGGTCATGGCGCGCCTGGACATCGCCGAGAAGCGCCTGCCGCAGGACGGCCGCATCGCCCTGCGCGTAGCCGGCCGGCCGGTCGACGTGCGCGTCTCGACCCTGCCGTCCGGCCATGGCGAGCGCGTCGTCCTGCGCCTGCTCGACAAGCAGGCCGGCCGCCTCGACCTTGGCCAGCTCGGCATGGTCGACAGCGTGCGCGAGGCCCTCGACGCCCTGATCCACCGCCCGCACGGCATCGCCCTGGTGACCGGCCCGACCGGCTCGGGCAAGACCACCACCCTGTACGCGGCGCTGGAGCGCCTCAACGACGCGACCCGCAACATCCTCACCGTCGAGGACCCCATCGAGTACGACCTCGAAGGCATCGGCCAGACCCAGGTCAACACCCGCATCGACATGAGCTTCGCACGCGGCCTGCGCGCCATCCTGCGCCAGGACCCGGACGTGGTCATGGTCGGCGAGATCCGCGACCTGGAGACCGCACAGATCGCCGTGCAGGCCTCGCTGACCGGCCACCTGGTGCTGTCGACCCTGCACACCAACACCGCGATCGGCGCGGTCACCCGCCTGCGCGACATGGGCGTCGAGCCGTTCCTGCTGGCCTCCAGCCTGCTGGGCGTGCTGGCCCAGCGCCTGGTGCGCGTCCTCGACCCCGCGGTCCGCGAACCCTATACGGCGACCGCCGCCGACTTCACAGCCTTCGGGCTGCCCGTGCAGACCCCGGCGCCGACCCTGCACCGCCCGCGCGCCGGCGCCGCCGGCTACCGCGGCCGCACCGGTATCCACGAGCTGGTCGTGGTCGACGAGGCGATGCGCGCCCTGGTGCACGACAACGCCGCCGAGGCCGAACTCGAGCGTCTGGCCCGGACCCGTACGCCGGGGATCCTGGCCGATGGCTGGGCCAAGTGTCTGGCCGGGACCACGAGCGTCGAGGAAGTGCTGCGGGTGACCCGCGAAGCCTGA
- the gspD gene encoding type II secretion system secretin GspD, whose protein sequence is MTSHPAPFLPVRVLTLVLGLAMTMSTLAQPPAPPDAGAPQTLNLRNADINVLIATVAEITGRNFIVDPRVEGKVTVITSEPMTPAEVYDTFLSVLRINGFAAVPSGRLVRIVPDAVARQLDIPAEVPGATAPDALVTRVIAVSNVSARELSELLRPLLPQAAQVAVHEGSNAIVVVDRAGNVDRIERLVRRIDTSGGEDVEVIPLRHANAAELARTLGGVGGEAGPRLVADVRSNSLLLTGDSRGRLRLRTLIAHLDTPLESGETTQVIYLRYAAARDLVPVMEALARSLEGAPGGEGEGVRTATAIQAHEPTNALVISAPGAIMESLRGVIRQLDIRRAQVLIEAVIAEVAEERAREFGIQWQTFAEDNGQVGRGIFGGTNFTGPGGGNIIGALSNPTGLPGGLNLGWVDGFITIPGPGGDPIEILNIGALLRALNSQTGTNILSTPTIVTLDNQEALIEVGQEVPFIQGEFTTPVTSGGGSNNALVNPFRTIERKSIGLKLKVTPQINEGDAVVLALEQEVSSLAPPLAGAADLITNQRILRTSVLVGDGQMLVLGGLVTEDQNERENKVPGLGNIPVLGNLFKYRSSARIRRNLMIFLRPVILRDAATESAVSGAKYNQVRGEQERMIDQGRGLLRPDEKPLLPELEALPAPGVAEPLPTAPPPPERRSRRGRR, encoded by the coding sequence ATGACCAGCCACCCCGCTCCTTTCCTGCCGGTCCGCGTGCTGACGCTCGTCCTCGGCCTGGCGATGACGATGTCGACCCTCGCGCAGCCGCCGGCACCACCGGACGCCGGCGCGCCGCAGACGCTCAACCTGCGCAACGCCGACATCAACGTGCTGATCGCCACGGTCGCCGAGATCACCGGCCGCAACTTCATCGTCGACCCGCGCGTCGAGGGCAAGGTCACGGTGATCACCAGCGAGCCGATGACGCCCGCCGAGGTCTACGACACCTTCCTGTCGGTGCTGCGCATCAACGGCTTCGCCGCGGTGCCCAGCGGCCGGCTGGTGCGGATCGTGCCCGACGCCGTCGCCCGCCAGCTCGACATCCCGGCCGAGGTGCCCGGCGCCACCGCACCCGATGCCCTGGTGACCCGCGTCATCGCGGTCAGCAACGTATCGGCGCGGGAGCTCTCCGAGCTGCTGCGGCCGTTGTTGCCGCAGGCCGCGCAGGTCGCCGTGCACGAGGGCAGCAACGCCATCGTCGTGGTCGACCGCGCCGGCAACGTCGACCGCATCGAGCGCCTGGTCCGGCGCATCGACACCAGCGGCGGCGAAGACGTCGAGGTCATCCCGCTGCGCCACGCGAACGCGGCCGAGCTGGCGCGCACGCTCGGTGGCGTCGGCGGCGAGGCCGGCCCGCGCCTGGTCGCCGACGTGCGCAGCAACTCGCTGCTGCTGACCGGCGACAGCCGCGGCCGGCTGCGCCTGCGCACGCTGATCGCCCACCTGGACACGCCGCTGGAGTCGGGCGAGACCACCCAGGTGATCTACCTGCGCTACGCCGCCGCGCGCGACCTGGTACCGGTGATGGAGGCGCTGGCGCGCTCGCTCGAGGGCGCGCCCGGCGGCGAGGGCGAGGGCGTGCGGACCGCCACCGCGATCCAGGCCCACGAGCCGACCAACGCCCTGGTGATCTCGGCGCCGGGCGCGATCATGGAGTCGCTGCGCGGCGTGATCCGCCAGCTCGACATCCGCCGCGCCCAGGTGCTGATCGAGGCGGTGATCGCCGAGGTCGCCGAGGAGCGCGCCCGCGAATTCGGCATCCAGTGGCAGACCTTCGCCGAGGACAACGGCCAGGTCGGCCGCGGCATCTTCGGCGGCACCAACTTCACCGGGCCGGGCGGCGGCAACATCATAGGTGCCCTGAGCAACCCGACCGGGCTGCCGGGCGGCCTCAACCTGGGTTGGGTCGACGGCTTCATCACCATCCCGGGCCCGGGTGGCGACCCGATCGAGATTCTCAACATCGGCGCCCTGCTGCGCGCCCTGAACTCGCAGACCGGCACCAACATCCTGTCGACGCCGACCATCGTCACCCTGGACAACCAGGAGGCCCTGATCGAGGTCGGCCAGGAAGTGCCCTTCATCCAGGGCGAGTTCACCACGCCGGTCACCAGTGGCGGCGGCAGCAACAATGCGCTGGTCAACCCGTTCCGGACCATCGAACGCAAGAGCATCGGCCTGAAGCTCAAGGTGACGCCGCAGATCAACGAGGGCGACGCCGTGGTGCTGGCGCTCGAGCAGGAAGTCTCCAGCCTTGCGCCGCCGTTGGCCGGCGCCGCGGACCTGATCACCAACCAGCGCATTCTGCGCACCTCGGTGCTGGTCGGCGACGGCCAGATGCTGGTGCTGGGCGGCCTGGTCACCGAGGACCAGAACGAGCGCGAGAACAAGGTGCCCGGGCTGGGCAACATCCCGGTGCTGGGCAACCTCTTCAAGTACCGCAGCTCGGCGCGCATCCGCCGCAACCTGATGATCTTCCTGCGCCCGGTGATCCTGCGCGACGCCGCCACCGAATCGGCGGTCTCCGGCGCCAAGTACAACCAGGTGCGCGGCGAGCAGGAGCGGATGATCGACCAGGGCCGCGGCCTGCTGCGGCCCGACGAGAAGCCGCTGTTGCCCGAGCTCGAGGCGCTGCCGGCGCCGGGCGTCGCCGAGCCGCTGCCGACCGCGCCGCCGCCGCCCGAGCGCAGGTCGCGCCGTGGCCGTCGCTGA
- the gspC gene encoding type II secretion system protein GspC, translated as MASVIAFDGGPHRPWPALLAVALLAIACLWLTIRLLATALSGPGAGDGSHALAPVAGPGSAAAAETLSGWHLFGSAFGGGDPSSRAAQAPETEQALVLVGVLAEGDPGAGVALVADAAGGQAYYRVGAELPGGSRLRAVLPDRVLLERNGVEESLSLLRPQGAAPGLPAAARTGEQAALDRMPALLGVVPQAGMAAGGEVDWQAVQRQIAVDPAELARQVQVLPVIENGQIAGVRLSGGAAAPLVQRLGLQPDDIVTAVNGIDVRDPARAQEILASVRDAGRVSVTLRRDGRSQTLNVDLK; from the coding sequence ATGGCCAGCGTGATCGCATTCGACGGCGGACCTCACAGGCCCTGGCCGGCCCTGCTGGCGGTCGCCCTGCTGGCGATCGCCTGCCTTTGGCTGACCATCCGTCTGCTGGCAACCGCCCTGTCCGGACCCGGTGCCGGGGACGGCAGCCACGCGCTTGCGCCCGTCGCTGGGCCGGGGTCGGCAGCGGCAGCTGAGACGCTGTCCGGCTGGCATCTGTTCGGCAGCGCCTTCGGTGGCGGCGATCCCTCGAGCCGGGCCGCCCAGGCCCCGGAGACCGAGCAGGCGCTGGTACTGGTGGGCGTGCTCGCCGAGGGGGATCCCGGCGCGGGCGTCGCGCTGGTCGCCGATGCCGCGGGAGGGCAGGCCTACTACCGGGTCGGCGCCGAACTGCCGGGCGGAAGCCGCCTGCGCGCGGTGCTGCCGGACCGTGTCCTGCTGGAACGCAATGGCGTCGAGGAGTCGCTCAGCCTGCTCAGGCCGCAGGGCGCCGCGCCCGGCCTGCCCGCTGCCGCCCGCACCGGCGAGCAGGCGGCCCTGGACCGCATGCCGGCCCTGCTGGGCGTGGTGCCGCAGGCCGGCATGGCCGCCGGTGGCGAGGTCGACTGGCAGGCGGTGCAGCGACAGATCGCCGTCGATCCGGCCGAGCTGGCCCGCCAGGTGCAGGTGCTGCCGGTGATCGAGAACGGCCAGATCGCCGGCGTCCGTCTGTCCGGCGGTGCGGCCGCGCCCCTGGTGCAGCGCCTGGGCCTGCAACCCGATGATATCGTCACCGCCGTCAACGGCATCGACGTGCGCGACCCCGCGCGCGCCCAGGAGATCCTGGCCAGCGTCCGCGACGCCGGGCGCGTCAGCGTCACCCTGCGTCGCGACGGCCGTTCGCAGACGCTCAACGTGGACCTGAAATGA